In Pseudonocardia sp. DSM 110487, the sequence ACGGCACGGTCGTCGTCGACGAGCTGCTCGTGGCGACGGGCCGTCGGCCGAACACGGCGTCGATCGGCGTGGAGTCGGTGGGCCTCGAGCCCGGCAAGCCGCTCGTCGTGGACGACACCGGGCTGGTGGGGGGTGTCGAAGGGCAGTGGCTGTACGCCGCGGGTGACGTCACCGGCCGCGCGCTGCTCACCCACCAGGGCAAGTACGCGGGCCGGATCGTCGGGGCGGCGATCGGCGCCCGTGCGCGTGGCGAGGAGTTCGACACCCGGCCGTGGGGCGAGCACGTCTCCACCGCGGATCACAGCGCCGTCCCGCAGGTGGTGTTCACCGATCCCGAGGTGACCTCGGCGGGGCGCACCGAGGCGCAGGCGCGCGCCGCGGGCATCGACGTTCGGGTGGTCGACATCCCGATCGCCGTCGCAGGCTCGTCGCTGCAGGCAGACGGGTACGACGGTGCCGCGCGGATGGTCGTCGACGCCGAGCGCGGAGTTCTCGTCGGTGTGACGTTCGTGGGTCAGGACGTGGCCGAGATGATCCACGCCGCCACCATCGCGATCGTGGGCGAGGTGCCGCTGGACCGGCTCTGGCACGCCGTACCGGCGTTCCCGACGATGAGCGAGGTGTGGCTGCGCCTGCTGGAGGCGTACCGCTCCTGAGTGCACTAAGCCGACTGGGAGAGCGCGGCCGCGATGCCGATGGTGGCGGCCATGACCGCCACCTCGACTCCGGCCCACCGCAGCACGGGGGTGCGCCCGGCGGCGAGCCTGCGCCGGGCGATGCCGCCGAGAAGGCCGAGCAGCACGAGGCAAGCGATCTTCGCGAGCACGAGCACGCCGTAGCGTGTGGTGACGACCGCGTCCCACGTCCCGAGCCGGATCACCGCGGTGAGCAGGCCGGTCAGCGTGACGGCACCGAGGCACCAGCTCGCGAGTCGTGAGAAGCGGGGCAGGACCGGGTCGAGCAGGGCGCGGTGGCGCGCCACGAGCACGAGCACGACCGCCAGCCCGCCCACCCAGAGCGCGGCCCCCACGACGTGCACCCCGATCGACATGATCGCGAGCTGGTGGTCGGGGTGGGTGCCGGCGTGCCCGGTGACGGCCGGGGTGACGAGGCCCAGCAGCGCCGCCACCAGCGGCACGCGGGCTTGCACCCGGGAGCGGTCGCGCAGCCGCACGGCCGCGCAGACGAGGAGCGCAGCGGTGCAGACCGCCGTGAGCACCAGCCCTCGCCCGCCCGCCAGCTCCGTGACGAAGCTGCCGATCTCGCCAGGGGCGAGCTGCCCGAGCGGCCTGCCGAATGCATCGGCCGTGCGGAACATGATGCCGACCAGCACGAGCACCAGCCAGGCCCCCGCCACGGCGACCAGCGCGCGGTCGGCGACGGCCCGGACATGGTCGAGGGTGCGCAATGCGGAGCCCGGCACGTGGCGGGCCGCCGGGAGCAGCAGCGCGAGCAGGGCGAGCCCGACGCACGCGACGCCCGCGACGTCCATCCCGGACCGGGTGATCGACGTCCCGACCAGTACGGGGAGCGTCGTGCCCGCGAGCGCGCCGGTGAGCACGCTCGCCGTCAGCGCGGCACCGACCGCGAGCCCGGCCCACCCGACCGGGCGCAGCCGGTCGAGCGAGCGCGGGCCTGCGGTCGGCGGGGTCATCCGCGGCCCAGCCGGAGCGCAGCGACGACCCCGCCCCCGACGAGCACGACGGCGCCGACGATCCACGGCCAGACCGGCGTGCCGCCGCCGCTGTCGGCCGGTGCGGCGGCCGCAGGCGACGGCGCGGCGGCCGGAGCCGCGGCGGGAGCGGGCGCCGGCGCGCTCGTCCCCGGGCCCGGGGTGGTCAGTGTGAAGGAGATCTCACCCGTGACCGGGTGGCCGTCCGCCGACACCACCCGGTAGCCGATCTTGTACTGGCCCGCGGGGCCGAGTGGGAGCACCGCCGTGCTGACGGTGCCACCCTCCGCGCCGACATCGCCGGTCTCGTAGTGCGCGCCGTCGGGGCCGACGATCGTGACCGTGCTGAATCCCGGCGTCATCTCCTCGTTGAAGGTCAGCGAGATGTGCTCCGGAGCGGTGTCGAGGCTGGCACCGTCTGTCGGGTCGCTGCTTTGCAGGCGGGTGTGCGCGAGCGCGGGGGCCGCGCCGAGCAGCAGCGCGAGCCCGGCGAGCAGGATGACGGCGACCGTGCGCAGAATCCGTGCGGTCATCGGGAGGACGGTGCCGACGCGCAGCGCGCCCCGGCGGGTGGACGGGGGCATGGATGCTCTCCGGTGGGTGTTCGACGGCGTGCGGACGAGGTCAGCACGCCACCGGAGGACCACGCAGGGCATGGGCGACGAAGAAGGCGCGGCCCAGCCGTGCGGGCACCGCGGGCCCCGGTACCGCGAGGGTCGGGAGCGGGCGGTCGGCGGGGGGCGGCACGAGCCTGCGCGGCAGAACCCGACGCAGTGCCGCCGTCAACGCGGCGGCCCCGCGGTCGGCGTTGCGCAGCGCGAGCGCTGTGACCACGGTGGCCACGGCGTGCATGGTGAGCATCGACGAGCCCGTGTGGGACGGGTGCTGCAGCTCGATCGCGCTGTGCAGGACGAACTGCCCTGCCGACAGCACCGCGACCGTGCCCACCAGGCTCTTGCAGCGGCCGGCTGCGCCGGTGAACGTCCAGGCGAGCAGGGGCAGGACGGGTACGAGCACCGCCAGGTCGGGGACGGTACCCCCGCCCGCCGCGTGCCCGGCGGCCGCGAGCAGCGCGCTCAACCCGGCCAGGACGGCACCCCGGAGCACACCACCGCCCGGACCGCGCGTCACGGGGCGACGGTAGCCCCAGCGCGCGTGGCCGAGCCAGTGCACCCGTTCAGCGGACGGCGCCGCCTGGACGCCGCGCAGTAGGCCTGAGTTGTTCAGGACCCTCCTAGCCCCGGACGCCGAGGTGGTGGAGCAGGGCGATCTCGATGCGGTCCAGCTCGGCGCCGATGGAACGGTAGGCCGTGCGGCGGCGAGGGCCCGGCATCTGCTCGGCCGCACGCACCGCGACGGCCAGGTCGGCGAGGCGAGGTCGCATGTCGGCGGCGAAGCGGCGTGCCGCGCCGGTGCCGTGTGCTTCGGCGCCGGACTCGAGCCGGTCGAGCGCCTCCGCCATCCGGGAGAGGCGGGCGTGCAGCGCGCCACCCGGCCCGGAGTAGGCGGCCAGCTGCCCGGGCTCCACGCCGAGCCGGGTGGCGCGGTAGGCGTCCCAGCGGTTCCGCGCGACGGCGGCCGCGGCGAGCGCGTACGGCGCGAGCAGCGGTGCGACGGCCTTGCCCACGCCGATCATGCGCTTCGCCCTCGCCGCGGTGAGCGGCTTGCGGGCGCGACCGACCGCGCTCTCGATCGCGGCGCCCGCCTCGGGCGTCGCTCGACGTCGCAGCAGCCCCATCCGCTCGCCCTCCTCGTGCCCGCTCATGGTGATCGGAGCCTAGTGCCCCGGTGCCGTGCGCCTCCGCAGGTGGAGCGGCGGCGTTCACCGATGTGGTGAGGGCCGACCTGCCCCGGACTGTCGGTACCTGTCATTACTCTCTCGTACGTGACGGCGATCGAGAACCGGTTCCCCGCGGTGGAGCCCACCAGCGGGCCGGTCCTCGATGCGGCGGCCACCACGCGGTGCCGCCGTCGCGTCCACCTCGACCACGACCCGGAGGCGGCCGCCGCACCCCGTGCGATGCCGGATCCGTCGCTCGAGCAGCGCCGCGCCGACGCCGCCGCCCACCGCGAGCAGCTCGGTGCGCGGCTCGCCGCCGATCTCGGCGACGACTGGTGCGAGGTGCCCGCGGGTCTCCCCGCCGCCGACCGGGTGGAGGCCACCGCTCGCGCCGTGGCGTCGGGCGCCCGCCTCATCTGGGGGGCCACGTTGCCCGTCGACCGGGTGGCCGGCCGCAGGGGGAGTCCCGAGCTGCTGGTCCGGGTGCTGGGCGGCGGCTACGTGCCGATCATCGTGGTGCGCCATCGCATCACAGATCCCGGCACCGGTGCGCTCACGGCGGCGCTGGATGCGCCATGGCCGCAGCGCGCGGGCGTCGACCAGGAGCGCAAGGTGCGTTCGCAGCCGCGCGACCTGCTGCGTCTCGCCCACCTCAACCGGCTGCTGCACACCGCGGGCTGGGCGGCAGACCGCCGGCTGAAGCACGGCGACCACGGCGGCGTGATCGGGCTCGACGCCGACGTCGTCGTGTGGCACGACCTGCGGGCGGGCCACTGGCCCGGCGGCCGCTCCACCCTCGCCGAGTACGACGCGCGGTTCGCCGACCGCGTGGCCGTCGCCACCGCGGCAGCCACCGGGGCGCCCGCGCTCGCCGAGCCGTCTCGCATCACCGAGTGCAGGCGCTGCCCGTGGTGGCCCACCTGCGAGGCCGTG encodes:
- a CDS encoding DUF6474 family protein, which gives rise to MSGHEEGERMGLLRRRATPEAGAAIESAVGRARKPLTAARAKRMIGVGKAVAPLLAPYALAAAAVARNRWDAYRATRLGVEPGQLAAYSGPGGALHARLSRMAEALDRLESGAEAHGTGAARRFAADMRPRLADLAVAVRAAEQMPGPRRRTAYRSIGAELDRIEIALLHHLGVRG
- a CDS encoding copper resistance D family protein is translated as MTPPTAGPRSLDRLRPVGWAGLAVGAALTASVLTGALAGTTLPVLVGTSITRSGMDVAGVACVGLALLALLLPAARHVPGSALRTLDHVRAVADRALVAVAGAWLVLVLVGIMFRTADAFGRPLGQLAPGEIGSFVTELAGGRGLVLTAVCTAALLVCAAVRLRDRSRVQARVPLVAALLGLVTPAVTGHAGTHPDHQLAIMSIGVHVVGAALWVGGLAVVLVLVARHRALLDPVLPRFSRLASWCLGAVTLTGLLTAVIRLGTWDAVVTTRYGVLVLAKIACLVLLGLLGGIARRRLAAGRTPVLRWAGVEVAVMAATIGIAAALSQSA
- a CDS encoding copper resistance CopC family protein, encoding MTARILRTVAVILLAGLALLLGAAPALAHTRLQSSDPTDGASLDTAPEHISLTFNEEMTPGFSTVTIVGPDGAHYETGDVGAEGGTVSTAVLPLGPAGQYKIGYRVVSADGHPVTGEISFTLTTPGPGTSAPAPAPAAAPAAAPSPAAAAPADSGGGTPVWPWIVGAVVLVGGGVVAALRLGRG